The Xiphias gladius isolate SHS-SW01 ecotype Sanya breed wild chromosome 7, ASM1685928v1, whole genome shotgun sequence genome window below encodes:
- the LOC120792043 gene encoding EH domain-containing protein 2-like gives MSTRRLGSNPETLGDVNLVTEELKNLYYKRLLPIEKYYSFHHFYSPSYEDADFENKPMMLVMGQYSTGKTTFIRYLIDQDFPGSRVGPEPTTDCFSALMYGEAEGIIPGNALTVDPKKPFRNLDPFGNSFLNRFQCVQMPNQVLESISIIDTPGILTASKRKLSRGYDFPAVLRWFAERVDRIILLFDAHKLEFSDELTRAFGALSGYEDKLRVVLNKADRVDSQQLMRVYGALMWSLGKVFQTPEILRVYIGSFWSEPRQMCDHYQLIELEEEDLLADIRNLPRNAAVRKLNDLVRRARSVRAHAHIVSYLKQEMPTLFCKESKKHNLIYQLPVIFTKIQQQHRVPAGDFPDCTKMQEKLLGQDFSKFKTLKPSLMASLDKLLTTDIANLVPLLQQQELSKKSLPGVLDGDFLGTFRHEHYKRDPFKELPRDDESSEGDFDAWVVEKYKPKYDEIFYNLSPNEGKLSGTKVKEWMTTTLLPNSVLAHIWRLSDVDGDGMLDNEEFALAVHLIEGKLEGHWLPRELPSHLVPPSKRLSTANNDK, from the exons ATGTCCACGCGGAGGCTTGGGAGCAACCCTGAAACACTGGGGGATGTCAATCTGGTGACAGAGGAGCTGAAGAATCTTTATTATAAGAGGCTGCTGCCGATAGAGAAATACTATTCTTTCCATCACTTTTACTCTCCGAGCTATGAGGATGcagactttgaaaacaaacCAATGATGCTGGTGATGGGTCAGTACTCAACAGGAAAGACAACTTTTATCAG gtatCTCATAGACCAAGATTTTCCTGGTAGCAGAGTTGGGCCAGAGCCAACCACTGACTGCTTCAGTGCCCTCATGTATGGAGAGGCGGAAGGAATCATCCCTGGGAATGCCCTCACAGTAGATCCAAAAAAGCCCTTTCGCAACCTCGACCCCTTCGGAAATTCTTTTCTGAACAG gTTTCAGTGTGTTCAGATGCCAAATCAGGTCCTTGAAAGTATCAGCATTATTGACACACCGGGCATCTTAACTGCTTCTAAAAGAAAACTGAGTCGAG GCTATGACTTCCCAGCAGTGCTGCGCTGGTTCGCAGAGCGCGTGGATCGAATCATCCTGCTGTTTGATGCACATAAACTGGAGTTCTCTGATGAGCTCACTCGGGCCTTTGGGGCTCTGAGTGGCTATGAGGACAAGTTGCGTGTGGTTCTCAACAAGGCTGACAGGGTGGACTCACAGCAGCTCATGAGAGTCTACGGTGCCCTCATGTGGTCGCTGGGGAAGGTGTTTCAAACGCCCGAGATCCTGCGGGTTTACATCGGATCTTTCTGGTCAGAGCCAAGGCAGATGTGTGACCACTACCAGCTGatagagctggaggaggaggatctTCTGGCTGACATACGGAACCTGCCACGCAATGCTGCAGTGCGCAAGCTGAATGACCTGGTGAGGAGGGCACGCTCAGTAAGG GCTCACGCACACATTGTCAGCTATCTTAAGCAGGAGATGCCAACCCTTTTTTGCAAAGAAAGCAAGAAACACAATCTGATTTACCAGCTTCCAGTAATTTTCACCAAGATCCAGCAACAGCATCGAGTCCCTGCTGGTGACTTCCCTGACTGCACCAAGATGCAG GAGAAACTTCTGGGTCAAGATTTCTCAAAGTTCAAGACACTGAAACCAAGTCTAATGGCTTCCTTGGATAAACTCCTGACCACCGACATAGCAAACCTGGTGCCTTTACTTCAACAACAAGAACTGAGTAAGAAATCCCTCCCTGGTGTGCTGGACGGTGATTTTTTGGGAACATTCAGGCATGAGCATTACAAGAGAGATCCTTTCAAGGAACTCCCCAGAgatgatgagagcagtgaaggAGATTTTGATGCGTGGGTAGTGGAGAAATACAAGCCGAAATACGATGAGATTTTCTACAACCTCAGTCCAAATGAGGGCAAACTGAGCGGCACCAAAGTCAAAGAGTGGATGACGACCACACTTCTGCCGAACTCTGTGCTTGCTCATATCTGGAGGCTGTCCGATGTAGATGGAGATGGCATGTTGGACAATGAGGAGTTTGCTTTAGCAGTCCACCTTATTGAGGGAAAACTGGAGGGCCACTGGCTTCCCCGAGAGCTGCCTTCTCACCTGGTGCCACCATCAAAACGGCTAAGTACAGCCAACAACGACAAGTAA